The genomic interval CCTTCACCTCAAAATTAGACACGTAGAAAAATCAAACTGGATAAGCATAGTTGTAATCTTGGTGTGCTAAGGAACAGACATCAGGTCATAGAGTTCGGCAATGGCTAGTAGTGGTGAAGAGGAGGTGAGGAACAAGCAGGTGATATTCAGGGACTATGTGACCGGCAACCCGAAAGAGTCGGACATGTATGTGACAACCAGTAGTACCATCAAGCTCAAGGTTCCACAAGGCTCAGCTGCAGTGCTGATCAAGAACCTCTACTTGTCCTGTGATCCTTATTTGAGGATCCGGATGGGGCGAATTGAGGGATCTAATAATGTCTTCACTTCCTTCACCCCTGGCTCTGTAAGTTCTGATACCCTTACCATGCTTTGGATTTCTCCAGCTTTTCTTAGTCTCCAGCTAGGAATATCCATGAAATTGGGGTCTTCTTCCGCTGTCTAAACGCTCTTCgtctttgtatatattttggtGATAAATTGTAGTTTCCGTAAAGATCTAATCATTATATGTATGGTGTAAAAAGAATTACTTATTGACTGAACAGTACCTAAGAGTTTTTCTTCATCAAGCACATTTTACGTGACTGAAAAGGGTTTGATACACTTTTTAGTGTATCATCTATTGAGAGAATGAAAGAATGTTAATCTAGTAGTAAAGTTGGATACCGAAGCTTGAACACAGTAATTACTGATGCACTAATTTCTGCAGCCATTGAGTGGGATTGGAGTGGCAAAAATTTTGGATTCGGGGCATCCTGAGTTTAAGGAAGGTGACTTTGTTTGGGGAACAACCGGATGGGAAGAGTATAGTCTCATCACAGAACCAGAACAACTCTTCAAGATCCATAACACCGATGTGCCCCTTTCCTACTACACTGGACTTCTTGGTAACTTAATATACACTGTTGGATTCAGGATCATTAGACATTACCGTGTGTTTCACTGTGAATAACTCTAAGCATTTTCCTTATCTGATTAGGAACGCCGGGTATGACTGCCTATGCTGGTCTCCATGAAGTGTGCTCGCCTAAAACTGGTGATTATGTGTTCATTTCATCAGCAGCTGGTGCAGTTGGTCAGCTTGTTGGGCAATTTGCAAAGATGATGGGGTGCTATGTTGTTGGGAGTGTTGGAAGCAAAGAGAAGGTGATCCTAGCTCCAATATCAACTACTTTgagatatatatgtgtgtgtgatcTTATACAATAAAGTACATTTTAGCTTTTATATATTtgccttttgtgattgttttcAGAGCCAGAGTGACTTTTCAAGGTTTCATTATGGTTTCGGTTATTATAGGTCGATCTATTAAAGAACAAGCTAGGGTTTGATGAGGCTTTCAACTATAAGGAAGAGCATGATCTTGATGCTGCTTTAAAAAGGTCGGTATTTCCCTACACCCCGGCCCAAAGCGACAAAGTTCGATCTATTTGGAGATAATAGTCTTGCTTGATCAATTGTGACCCTGCAGGTACTTCCCAAAAGGCATTGATATTTACTTCGAAAATGTTGGAGGGAAAATGCTGGATGCAGTGCTTCTTAACATGAAACCTCATGGCCATATTGCTGTGTGTGGAATGACCTCACATTACAATCTGAGTCAACCACAAGGGTTTAGCAATCTCATATCTCTCATCTACAATCGAATTCGTATGGAAGGCTTCAATGTTTTCGACTACTTCCATCTCTATCCCAAGTTCTTCGAAATGATGTTAGCTTACATCAAGGAAGG from Argentina anserina chromosome 2, drPotAnse1.1, whole genome shotgun sequence carries:
- the LOC126782700 gene encoding 2-alkenal reductase (NADP(+)-dependent)-like, which translates into the protein MASSGEEEVRNKQVIFRDYVTGNPKESDMYVTTSSTIKLKVPQGSAAVLIKNLYLSCDPYLRIRMGRIEGSNNVFTSFTPGSPLSGIGVAKILDSGHPEFKEGDFVWGTTGWEEYSLITEPEQLFKIHNTDVPLSYYTGLLGTPGMTAYAGLHEVCSPKTGDYVFISSAAGAVGQLVGQFAKMMGCYVVGSVGSKEKVDLLKNKLGFDEAFNYKEEHDLDAALKRYFPKGIDIYFENVGGKMLDAVLLNMKPHGHIAVCGMTSHYNLSQPQGFSNLISLIYNRIRMEGFNVFDYFHLYPKFFEMMLAYIKEGKIVYPEDIVEGLESAPAALVGLFSGRNVGKQVILVAPAS